Genomic segment of Sinorhizobium meliloti:
GAAGCAGGCGTGCCGGCACGCGTTGCCGTCAAGAGCACCCATGCGGTCGTTGGGATCGCAGCCGCCAGGCTCGCGGATGTGCGTGCCGTTCTCGCCGCCATCCGTCCGGATGTGCGCATCATGGGCGCCGGCGACAGTGTCGAAATCTACAAGGAAGTCGGCCTGCCGAAGGATGTCGTCGCACGGTTCGATGTGCGCTCGATGGGCGGTTCGCATGGCATCGGCCACACCCGAATGGCTACGGAATCGGCCGTGACCACACTTGGCGCACACCCGTTTTCCACCGGGTCGGATCAGTGCCTCGTGCATAACGGATCGTTGTCGAACCATAACAATCTGCGCCGGGAACTGATCCGTGAAGGAATTGCCTTCGAGACGCAGAACGACACGGAGGTCGCTGCCGCGTACCTCACGGCGGAAATGGCCAAGGGTAAGGATCTCGGACAGGCCCTGACCGGCGCGCTCGACGACCTCGACGGTTTCTTTACCTTCGTCGTCGGTACCAAGTCGGGCTTCGGCGTCGTGCGTGACCCGATCGCGTGCAAGCCGGCGGTCATGGCTGAAACGGATCGCTATGTCGCATTCGGTTCCGAATACCGGGCGCTGGTCAACCTGCCAGATATCGAGAGCGCGCGCATCTGGGAGCCAGAGCCCGCGACCGTTTACTTCTGGGATCATCAGAAGGCCGCCTGACGGGTATTTCGGCCCCTTTCCAAGGATTTTTCAAGTATGCCTGTTATTGATCTCGCCACCACGCCGCTGCGTGAATTCAATAGGTCCCTCCATAATATTCAGCAGGGCTCGAACGATCTGTCCTTCGAAGTCGCCAATCCGCGCGGCAGCCATGCGGTCGCCGTCGGGATCGACGGTCCCGTCGTGGTCGATGTGAACGGCTCCGTCGGCTACTATTGCGCCGGCATGAACGACGGCGGAACGGTCAGGGTCCATGGCTCGGCAGGCCCGGGTGTCGCGGAAAACATGATGTCCGGCACAGTCGTCATCGAGGGCGATGCCAGCCAGTATGCGGGCGCGACCGGCCGCGGCGGCCTGCTTGTGATTAAGGGCAACGCGGCGTCGCGCTGCGGCATCTCGATGAAAGGCATCGATATCGTCGTCCATGGAAATATCGGCCATATGTCGGCTTTCATGGGCCAGTCGGGCCACCTCGTCGTGCTCGGCGACGCGGGCGATGCCTTGGGTGACAGCCTCTACGAGGCCAAGCTCTTCGTACGCGGCACGGTCAAGAGTCTCGGCGCCGATTGCATCGAGAAGGAGATGCGTCCGGAGCACCTGCAAAAGCTGGCCGAGCTCCTGGAAAAGGCCGATGTCAAGGATGTCCGTCCGGAAGA
This window contains:
- a CDS encoding GXGXG domain-containing protein is translated as MPVIDLATTPLREFNRSLHNIQQGSNDLSFEVANPRGSHAVAVGIDGPVVVDVNGSVGYYCAGMNDGGTVRVHGSAGPGVAENMMSGTVVIEGDASQYAGATGRGGLLVIKGNAASRCGISMKGIDIVVHGNIGHMSAFMGQSGHLVVLGDAGDALGDSLYEAKLFVRGTVKSLGADCIEKEMRPEHLQKLAELLEKADVKDVRPEEFKRYGSARKLYNFNIDNADAY
- a CDS encoding class II glutamine amidotransferase; protein product: MCGIVGLFLKDSRLEPQLGELLSDMLITMTDRGPDSAGLAIYGSATEGKAKVTIQSAKPEIDFADLERDLAEAGVPARVAVKSTHAVVGIAAARLADVRAVLAAIRPDVRIMGAGDSVEIYKEVGLPKDVVARFDVRSMGGSHGIGHTRMATESAVTTLGAHPFSTGSDQCLVHNGSLSNHNNLRRELIREGIAFETQNDTEVAAAYLTAEMAKGKDLGQALTGALDDLDGFFTFVVGTKSGFGVVRDPIACKPAVMAETDRYVAFGSEYRALVNLPDIESARIWEPEPATVYFWDHQKAA